One Helicobacter kayseriensis genomic region harbors:
- the rsmD gene encoding 16S rRNA (guanine(966)-N(2))-methyltransferase RsmD — MPHLKVIGGKFKGLKLEMLDSHLTRPTKAILKESLFNTLQNDIAHYAFLEGFGGSGSVGIEALSRGAREAYFIEHNPQSFSTLQHNLAKLPNIKAYAFLNDTFIFLPKLFSQIKIPCILYLDPPFCIRENMQDIYQKCFQLVKMLHQPLIHLVIFEHLSTYEMPENLGNFCIIKQKKFGKSSLSYYTLKEG, encoded by the coding sequence ATGCCTCATCTCAAAGTCATTGGAGGTAAATTTAAAGGGCTCAAGCTTGAAATGCTCGACTCGCACCTCACAAGACCAACAAAGGCGATTTTAAAAGAATCTCTTTTTAACACACTCCAAAACGATATTGCTCACTATGCATTTTTAGAGGGATTTGGAGGGAGTGGATCTGTTGGAATTGAGGCACTAAGCCGTGGAGCAAGGGAGGCATATTTCATCGAACACAATCCTCAAAGTTTTTCTACACTTCAGCACAATCTTGCAAAGCTTCCAAATATCAAAGCATATGCTTTCTTAAATGATACTTTCATCTTCCTACCAAAGCTTTTCTCTCAGATAAAGATTCCTTGCATTCTTTATCTTGATCCTCCTTTTTGTATCCGAGAAAATATGCAAGATATTTATCAAAAATGTTTTCAGCTTGTCAAAATGCTTCATCAACCCCTCATTCACCTTGTGATTTTCGAGCATTTAAGCACCTATGAAATGCCAGAAAATCTAGGGAATTTCTGTATAATCAAGCAAAAAAAATTTGGTAAAAGCTCATTAAGCTATTATACATTAAAGGAAGGATGA
- the fliL gene encoding flagellar basal body-associated protein FliL has protein sequence MSEEVSTEKKGNKGLLIAIIGFLVVLIVAIVVVVILLLGGEKETEQAPAQKAQKERPKVEERSDYARPGPIFAIPESFVVNLMGQNGRRYAKASISLEMSSPELQKEITAKLPLIKDTIIRTLSSKTFEEISTPKGKDKLKEEITQELNAFMLDGYIKSIFFTEFVIQ, from the coding sequence ATGTCAGAGGAAGTAAGCACAGAAAAAAAGGGGAATAAGGGATTACTAATTGCAATTATTGGCTTTTTGGTTGTTTTGATTGTTGCTATTGTTGTTGTGGTTATCCTTCTTTTGGGGGGAGAAAAAGAAACAGAACAAGCCCCAGCTCAAAAAGCACAAAAAGAGCGACCCAAGGTTGAAGAACGATCAGATTATGCAAGACCAGGACCAATATTTGCAATTCCTGAATCATTTGTCGTTAATCTCATGGGACAAAATGGAAGAAGATATGCAAAAGCCTCTATTTCTCTTGAGATGAGTTCGCCAGAACTCCAAAAAGAAATCACAGCCAAACTTCCACTGATCAAAGACACAATCATTAGAACTCTCTCATCTAAAACTTTTGAAGAGATTTCTACTCCCAAAGGAAAAGATAAACTCAAAGAAGAAATCACACAAGAGCTAAATGCATTTATGCTAGATGGCTATATCAAAAGTATTTTTTTCACAGAGTTCGTTATTCAGTGA
- the acpS gene encoding holo-ACP synthase encodes MIGIDIISIDRIQKVCDRFGSKFLSRFLSQQEIQLCLKDTQELNYQRIAGFWAAKEAISKAIGTGIGEDLLFLDILLSKDSKGKPQATLLPHKMQAFHLKELAISITHDQNLAIAIAWIRQN; translated from the coding sequence GTGATTGGAATTGATATCATCAGCATTGATCGCATACAGAAGGTTTGCGATCGCTTTGGGTCAAAGTTTCTCTCTCGCTTCCTATCTCAACAAGAGATTCAGCTCTGCTTAAAAGATACACAGGAACTAAATTATCAACGTATTGCGGGCTTTTGGGCTGCCAAAGAAGCGATTTCAAAAGCGATTGGAACAGGAATTGGAGAAGATTTATTATTTTTAGACATTTTGCTCTCAAAAGATTCTAAAGGAAAACCACAAGCAACACTTCTGCCTCACAAAATGCAAGCTTTCCATCTCAAAGAACTTGCAATCAGCATCACTCACGACCAAAATTTAGCCATCGCTATAGCTTGGATTAGACAAAATTGA
- a CDS encoding YggT family protein, translating into MVLTTLLDAIFQIISILINAYIWIIIIHSLILLIAPPFHHHPIMQTLDRLTRPAYFKIRKYIPTIYNGIDFAPLIVLIGLKFLDLFLIRLILQTLQG; encoded by the coding sequence ATGGTTTTAACAACCCTTCTTGATGCTATTTTTCAAATTATAAGCATCTTGATTAATGCCTACATCTGGATTATCATCATTCATTCCCTGATTTTACTGATTGCACCCCCATTTCATCATCATCCTATTATGCAAACCCTTGATCGGCTAACACGACCTGCTTATTTTAAGATTCGCAAATATATCCCCACCATCTACAATGGCATTGATTTTGCTCCACTGATTGTACTTATAGGTTTAAAGTTCCTTGATCTTTTTTTGATCCGTCTCATTTTGCAAACCCTCCAAGGATAA
- a CDS encoding lytic transglycosylase domain-containing protein, which translates to MKKIFLFLLICLCAHTKDKVTLDFLKSKPSGIARDFYIWQFLQMPQTSLQEAIEAYNLVYRKNDKIEKLVAQKGYIHELPKDVRCKKLPFNTLKNEDAECISFGLKLSNIPSISSQEAQSLIQKLTPNYPILAQEIQLLLSKDPLDLILKSQNAQVVSEIFYGLNLEQRLSIFDHKIPPQLIQTLADQNYPNFNKMLQYILLSERFSKFKQSILEAKITQADEKILLLLGVVQLQYQHPQKAKEYFNLALQSAKSPLIRDKALFWLYLTSQDSSFLERLADSNTLSLYNIFAIQKLNTKPNYNVISHLPNLNQGQAQFDITDPFAWQTLRSSLIKIPSRDDFQNTIHKQLAYLDSQPHMAVMLTRIKGFQNNYFLMPYADSLTWENDHQKALTFAIARQESNLIPALVSTSYALGMMQIMPFNLDPIAKSLGKKDMNLSDLFKPQVALEFGRYYLKELEDEFKHPLFVAYAYNGGPGFWRRTLKKNTLFIQNRAYEPWLSLELIPYEESKNYGPLVLANYIIYQELLGNSINLDKLLSQTLVNSQPKKEKK; encoded by the coding sequence ATGAAAAAAATCTTTTTATTTCTTTTAATTTGCCTATGTGCCCATACCAAAGACAAAGTTACTTTGGATTTTTTGAAATCCAAACCATCTGGAATCGCTCGTGATTTTTATATTTGGCAATTTCTACAAATGCCCCAAACCTCCCTCCAAGAAGCTATTGAAGCATACAATCTTGTCTATCGCAAAAATGACAAAATTGAAAAACTAGTCGCTCAAAAAGGTTATATTCACGAACTCCCCAAAGATGTCAGATGCAAAAAACTCCCCTTTAATACCCTTAAAAATGAAGATGCAGAATGCATTTCTTTTGGCCTAAAACTCTCAAATATCCCCTCCATCTCTTCTCAAGAGGCACAAAGTCTCATCCAAAAACTAACCCCCAACTACCCTATTCTAGCTCAAGAAATTCAGTTACTTCTCTCTAAAGATCCCCTTGATTTAATTCTCAAAAGCCAAAATGCGCAAGTTGTCAGCGAGATCTTTTATGGTCTCAATTTAGAGCAAAGACTCTCCATCTTTGATCACAAAATCCCTCCCCAACTCATTCAAACTTTGGCCGATCAAAACTATCCAAACTTCAACAAAATGCTTCAATACATTCTTCTTTCTGAACGCTTCTCCAAATTCAAGCAATCCATTCTTGAGGCAAAAATCACACAAGCTGATGAAAAAATTCTCTTGCTTCTTGGCGTTGTGCAACTCCAATATCAACATCCCCAAAAAGCAAAAGAATATTTTAACCTCGCTCTTCAAAGTGCCAAATCTCCACTCATTAGAGATAAAGCACTTTTTTGGCTCTATCTTACTTCCCAAGATTCTTCTTTTTTGGAACGCTTGGCAGACAGCAATACGCTCAGCCTTTATAATATCTTTGCGATTCAAAAACTCAATACAAAACCCAACTACAATGTCATCTCACATCTTCCCAATCTCAATCAAGGCCAAGCCCAGTTTGATATTACAGATCCATTTGCGTGGCAGACACTTAGAAGCTCTTTGATTAAAATTCCTTCTAGAGATGATTTTCAAAATACCATTCACAAACAACTTGCTTATTTAGATTCACAACCCCATATGGCAGTTATGCTCACGCGGATCAAAGGCTTCCAAAACAACTATTTTCTTATGCCTTATGCAGACTCTCTTACTTGGGAAAATGATCATCAAAAAGCCCTAACTTTTGCCATCGCTCGCCAAGAAAGCAATCTAATCCCTGCTCTTGTTTCTACCTCCTATGCCCTGGGAATGATGCAAATTATGCCCTTCAATCTTGATCCTATTGCTAAATCCTTGGGCAAAAAAGATATGAATCTAAGCGACTTATTCAAACCCCAAGTTGCCCTTGAGTTTGGAAGATATTATCTCAAAGAGCTCGAAGATGAGTTTAAACATCCCCTTTTTGTGGCCTATGCCTACAATGGTGGTCCTGGTTTTTGGCGCAGAACACTCAAAAAAAACACTCTCTTTATTCAAAATAGAGCCTATGAACCATGGCTTAGCCTTGAGCTCATTCCCTATGA